Proteins from one Cellulosilyticum lentocellum DSM 5427 genomic window:
- a CDS encoding SGNH/GDSL hydrolase family protein, with protein sequence MKLRQRLVTQCAILLLSTTLSGQITLGATFNPIENQTLTSENLKTDTTVLDYTNLNVEGLLVPKELFILEGTNTTVENYTIFNKNAFLSQFSNYNLSVVSSYGVASEDSWSFKTGSLNEYPLNKRFDLNFYLSNDTTLAEQNVSVELVDTSNTTPVRLLAIGDSLTRAGIYLNQVEKKLPNVKVLGTRVYETDGISAREGRGGWTLNRYFTAINSSELDSPFMFPTTIDGARYKGNTRDWKNICYTDSTNPIYAGFQTIARDWKSKGPYLYDMNGYYKYPLKGDVMVDPSRPKGSEWIEWTGTSWESMAIQPTTFEFSFSKYMERFAAAYTEGAPTHVSILLGANDFGYNNALEDMEGYIRKLNQMIASIKAYDPHIKIILCTPTPAPNTEIVTDSHQAFYNKYDRNMKIATYYLLKTYDNEQSKQQGIYIAPMHLTLDTTNGFDYKETTETIDGATIPVIKASNGIHPNNSYGQLQMGDTLAAVIQKYR encoded by the coding sequence ATGAAATTACGACAACGTCTTGTCACACAATGTGCTATTTTGTTACTATCTACAACTTTATCAGGTCAGATTACTTTAGGAGCAACCTTTAATCCCATAGAAAATCAAACTTTAACAAGTGAAAACCTTAAAACCGATACAACGGTTTTAGATTATACGAATTTAAATGTGGAAGGACTTCTTGTACCTAAAGAGCTTTTTATTTTAGAAGGCACCAATACAACTGTAGAGAACTATACTATTTTTAATAAAAACGCATTTTTATCTCAATTTTCTAACTATAATTTAAGCGTTGTATCATCTTATGGGGTAGCTTCAGAAGACTCTTGGTCTTTTAAAACAGGTTCATTAAATGAATATCCTTTAAATAAACGTTTTGATTTAAACTTTTATCTAAGTAATGATACAACTCTTGCAGAACAAAATGTTTCTGTTGAATTGGTAGATACCTCGAACACAACCCCTGTAAGACTGCTTGCTATTGGTGACAGTTTAACTAGAGCTGGTATTTATTTAAATCAAGTTGAAAAGAAACTTCCTAATGTCAAAGTATTGGGAACAAGAGTTTATGAAACAGACGGTATCTCTGCCAGAGAAGGCCGTGGTGGTTGGACCTTAAATCGTTATTTTACTGCCATTAATTCCTCTGAGCTAGATAGTCCATTTATGTTTCCTACAACTATTGATGGGGCTCGCTATAAAGGTAACACCCGTGATTGGAAAAATATTTGCTACACCGACTCTACAAATCCTATTTATGCTGGTTTCCAAACAATCGCTAGAGATTGGAAAAGTAAAGGTCCTTACCTTTATGATATGAATGGTTATTATAAGTATCCTTTAAAAGGTGACGTCATGGTAGATCCTAGCCGTCCTAAAGGAAGCGAATGGATTGAATGGACAGGCACTAGTTGGGAATCTATGGCCATTCAGCCTACAACCTTTGAATTTAGCTTTTCAAAATATATGGAACGCTTTGCAGCTGCTTATACCGAAGGTGCTCCTACTCATGTGAGTATTCTTCTAGGTGCCAATGATTTTGGTTATAATAACGCTCTAGAGGATATGGAGGGGTATATACGTAAGCTTAATCAAATGATCGCTTCTATTAAGGCCTATGATCCTCATATTAAGATTATTCTTTGTACCCCTACGCCAGCACCAAATACAGAAATTGTTACAGATAGTCATCAAGCTTTCTATAACAAATACGATCGCAATATGAAAATTGCCACCTATTATCTACTAAAAACCTATGATAATGAACAAAGCAAACAACAAGGTATTTATATTGCCCCTATGCATCTTACCTTAGATACAACTAACGGCTTTGATTATAAGGAAACTACTGAAACCATCGATGGTGCTACAATACCTGTGATTAAAGCTTCTAATGGTATTCATCCTAATAATAGCTATGGGCAACTACAAATGGGTGACAC
- a CDS encoding NUDIX domain-containing protein — MELLRDKNGLTEQEFLQSYDLAKYEKPSVTVDMLLLTVGDKENTDIRKLPEKELRVLLVKRGEHPFLGNWALPGGFVGMKEGLREAAYRKIKDETNVTDIYLEQLYTLGEDQEEVERDPRTRVISTSYMALVDESKLKPSAHRTTDEVSWFSVKKKPTFSGKQGYAFVETYELTLESDDGAIKIGYQIKEVYESKTPYPVKTTRYEKLDGYEDGLAFDHYKLIDKGLERLKNKIEYTPLAFTLLPEYFTLSELQKVYEVILDKKLLKANFRRKIAPMVKKTEIIQKRGHRPANYYQFNEEWQHDFMG; from the coding sequence ATGGAACTCCTAAGAGATAAAAATGGATTAACGGAGCAAGAATTTTTACAAAGCTATGATTTAGCTAAATATGAGAAGCCTTCTGTAACTGTAGATATGTTGTTACTTACAGTAGGAGATAAGGAAAATACCGATATTAGGAAACTGCCAGAAAAAGAACTAAGAGTACTTCTAGTAAAAAGAGGTGAGCATCCTTTTCTAGGAAATTGGGCGCTTCCTGGTGGATTTGTAGGCATGAAAGAAGGCTTAAGGGAAGCTGCTTATCGTAAAATTAAAGATGAAACGAATGTAACAGATATTTATCTAGAACAGCTTTATACCTTAGGGGAAGATCAAGAAGAAGTAGAAAGGGACCCTAGAACCAGAGTTATTTCTACTTCCTATATGGCATTGGTAGACGAATCAAAATTGAAACCAAGTGCACATCGTACAACAGATGAAGTAAGCTGGTTTAGTGTTAAGAAAAAACCTACTTTTAGTGGAAAACAGGGCTATGCCTTTGTAGAAACCTATGAGCTTACTTTAGAATCAGATGATGGCGCCATAAAGATAGGCTATCAAATTAAAGAAGTATACGAGTCAAAGACGCCTTATCCTGTAAAAACCACTAGATATGAGAAGCTAGATGGTTATGAAGATGGTTTGGCATTTGATCACTATAAATTAATCGACAAAGGTTTAGAACGTCTTAAAAATAAAATTGAATATACACCTTTAGCATTTACACTTTTACCTGAATACTTTACTTTAAGTGAACTTCAAAAGGTATATGAAGTTATTTTGGATAAAAAACTTTTGAAAGCTAACTTTAGAAGAAAAATTGCTCCAATGGTAAAGAAAACAGAAATCATACAAAAAAGAGGACATCGTCCAGCTAATTATTATCAGTTTAATGAAGAATGGCAACATGATTTTATGGGATAA
- a CDS encoding NADH-quinone oxidoreductase subunit NuoE family protein has translation MGEVIKWHELDQILERNGLEPSSIISILQDIQEIYRYIPEEIFPYLSEKLGMSTAKIYGVATFYENFSLEPKGKYVIKICDGTACHVRKSIPILNALRETLSLSEEKVTTDDLLFTVETVSCLGACGLAPVMTINDKVYGSMTPEKAKALLSELREED, from the coding sequence ATGGGAGAAGTTATTAAGTGGCATGAACTAGATCAGATACTTGAAAGAAATGGGTTAGAGCCAAGTAGTATTATTAGTATTTTACAAGATATTCAAGAGATTTATCGCTACATACCAGAAGAAATTTTTCCTTATTTATCAGAAAAATTAGGGATGAGTACTGCCAAAATTTATGGTGTAGCTACTTTTTATGAAAATTTTTCATTAGAACCTAAGGGAAAGTATGTTATTAAGATATGCGATGGTACAGCCTGCCATGTTAGAAAATCAATTCCTATTTTAAATGCCTTAAGAGAAACCTTAAGTTTATCAGAAGAAAAGGTAACGACAGATGATTTATTATTTACAGTAGAAACGGTTTCTTGTTTAGGTGCTTGTGGACTTGCCCCCGTTATGACCATTAATGATAAGGTTTATGGTAGTATGACACCGGAAAAAGCAAAAGCTTTATTATCTGAGCTAAGGGAGGAAGACTAA